Proteins from a single region of Thermococcus sp. EP1:
- the purS gene encoding phosphoribosylformylglycinamidine synthase subunit PurS yields the protein MKWKAKVVVRLKEGLNDPEGRVIGKALQNLGYKIDELKVPKYFELTFESENPEKDVEEMCHRLLANPVIHTYEYQIEPLGE from the coding sequence AGCTAAAGTTGTAGTTCGCTTAAAAGAAGGATTAAACGACCCAGAAGGAAGAGTAATTGGAAAGGCTCTCCAGAATTTGGGCTATAAAATTGATGAGTTGAAGGTTCCAAAGTACTTTGAACTCACTTTTGAAAGCGAAAATCCTGAAAAAGACGTAGAAGAGATGTGCCATCGTTTGCTCGCGAACCCTGTTATACACACGTACGAGTACCAGATAGAACCTTTAGGTGAGTGA